A part of Methanomassiliicoccaceae archaeon genomic DNA contains:
- a CDS encoding phosphoglycerate kinase — protein sequence MGDFNFKDKTVLLRVDVNCPLDKDTLKILNDSRIRRIVPTVRELMGKKAKLVIMAHQGRKGKWDYTSLEQHAERLSKNLNAPVKYVDDIMGEDAKKAIRCLKSGEALMLGNVREIDSESVEASIQEHADSELVNALAPLFDYYVCDAFGAAHRSQCSLVGFEAKVPSASGRLMMKEIFALRAIFDEPRRPSVFILGGAKFGDISAMIEHVLGTDVADTVILTGLAGNAFLYARGVDIGESSLAILKDELTPENISAARGAMKKYGQRILLPVDVAVERGGRRVCVNIGDLPTREPALDIGDESADKFRKVILSSRTSFMSGPAGMIEKDDFAIGTHVLMKAMVDSKGQSVIGGGHTGGAADKFDLSDSFSYTSTGGGALESFLMGQPLPVVEALKYSRDKFPQK from the coding sequence CTGGGAGATTTCAACTTCAAGGACAAGACGGTACTGCTGAGGGTCGATGTCAACTGTCCGCTGGACAAGGACACGCTGAAAATACTCAACGACTCGAGGATACGGAGGATAGTCCCCACGGTCAGGGAGCTGATGGGGAAGAAGGCCAAATTGGTGATAATGGCCCATCAGGGCAGGAAGGGCAAATGGGATTATACCTCTCTCGAGCAGCACGCAGAGCGTCTGTCGAAGAACCTCAATGCTCCGGTCAAGTATGTAGACGACATCATGGGCGAGGATGCTAAGAAGGCGATCAGGTGCCTGAAGTCCGGTGAGGCGCTCATGCTCGGCAACGTCAGGGAGATCGATTCAGAATCTGTAGAGGCGAGCATCCAGGAGCACGCCGATTCCGAGCTCGTCAACGCCCTTGCGCCCCTTTTCGACTACTATGTGTGCGACGCATTCGGCGCCGCCCACCGCTCCCAGTGCTCGCTGGTAGGATTCGAGGCCAAAGTCCCGTCCGCATCCGGCAGGCTGATGATGAAGGAGATATTCGCCCTGAGGGCGATATTCGACGAGCCGCGCCGTCCCTCCGTGTTCATTCTGGGAGGGGCGAAGTTCGGAGATATCTCGGCGATGATCGAACATGTGCTGGGAACAGACGTGGCGGACACGGTCATACTCACAGGTCTTGCAGGCAATGCGTTCCTGTACGCCCGCGGAGTGGACATCGGAGAATCCAGCCTCGCGATCCTGAAGGACGAGCTTACCCCGGAGAACATCTCGGCGGCAAGGGGGGCCATGAAAAAATACGGCCAGCGTATACTGTTGCCGGTAGACGTCGCGGTCGAGAGAGGCGGCAGGAGGGTATGCGTCAACATCGGCGACCTGCCAACCCGGGAGCCCGCCCTGGATATCGGCGACGAAAGCGCGGATAAATTCAGAAAGGTCATACTGTCGTCCAGGACATCGTTCATGTCCGGGCCTGCCGGTATGATAGAGAAGGACGACTTTGCGATCGGCACCCATGTGCTCATGAAGGCGATGGTCGACAGCAAAGGACAGTCGGTCATCGGCGGCGGACACACCGGAGGTGCGGCGGACAAGTTCGATCTATCTGACAGTTTCTCATACACGAGCACAGGCGGGGGAGCTCTGGAGTCGTTCCTGATGGGCCAGCCGCTGCCTGTGGTGGAGGCCCTAAAATACTCCAGGGACAAGTTCCCCCAGAAGTGA
- a CDS encoding aminotransferase class I/II-fold pyridoxal phosphate-dependent enzyme yields MNRYDQAERLQKLPPYLFVRLEELTAKKKEEGMDLIDFGIGDPDLPTPEPIVKAIQEAVPVNKNQKYSSSQGEKDLRAAIAEWYKRRYNVDVDPKTQVCVTIGSKEAIFNISQAFVNAGEKIIAPSPGYPVYSGASTLFNEAVCADVDLKPENDWLLDVDDCPDDARMLYLNYPNNPTGATCDLNYLKGVAEWCSERGTIFSYDNAYCEMCYDGYRAPSVLQATDDAIEFGSFSKTFNMTGYRLGYAVGHPDLIAGLKKCKGQIDSGAPIFIQKGGIKALSMYGEDGSAPKAVDDNMKIYAERRKAIVDGLRNLGFDVKMPKGTFYVWFDCGMPSMKFTEKLIDCGVVVTPGSGFGKSVDSYTRIATTQPLNRIREAFERIEKVL; encoded by the coding sequence ATGAACAGGTACGATCAAGCAGAAAGGCTCCAGAAGCTCCCGCCCTACCTCTTTGTGAGGTTGGAAGAGCTGACCGCCAAGAAGAAAGAAGAAGGGATGGACCTGATCGATTTCGGTATCGGAGACCCGGACCTTCCCACCCCGGAGCCGATAGTGAAGGCGATTCAGGAAGCCGTTCCCGTCAACAAGAATCAAAAATATTCCTCCTCGCAGGGCGAAAAAGACCTTCGCGCCGCGATCGCAGAATGGTACAAACGCAGATACAATGTGGACGTGGACCCGAAGACCCAGGTATGCGTCACCATCGGTTCCAAAGAGGCCATCTTCAACATCTCGCAGGCGTTCGTCAACGCAGGCGAGAAAATAATCGCGCCCAGCCCGGGGTATCCCGTTTATTCGGGGGCATCGACCCTTTTCAACGAGGCCGTGTGCGCAGACGTGGACCTTAAACCGGAGAACGACTGGCTTCTGGACGTCGACGACTGTCCCGACGATGCCAGGATGCTGTACCTCAACTATCCCAACAATCCGACCGGGGCGACCTGCGACCTGAACTACCTGAAGGGAGTCGCGGAATGGTGCTCTGAAAGGGGAACGATATTTTCCTACGACAACGCTTACTGCGAGATGTGCTACGACGGATACAGGGCGCCGTCGGTGCTCCAGGCGACCGACGATGCGATAGAGTTCGGCTCTTTCTCCAAAACGTTCAATATGACCGGCTACAGGCTGGGATATGCCGTAGGGCACCCTGACCTCATCGCCGGACTGAAAAAGTGCAAAGGTCAGATCGATTCGGGAGCGCCCATATTCATCCAGAAGGGAGGGATAAAGGCCCTCAGCATGTACGGCGAGGACGGTTCCGCGCCCAAAGCGGTCGACGACAACATGAAGATCTACGCCGAAAGGCGTAAAGCTATCGTGGACGGCCTGAGAAACCTCGGTTTCGATGTAAAGATGCCGAAAGGAACTTTCTACGTATGGTTCGACTGCGGGATGCCTTCGATGAAGTTCACCGAGAAGCTCATAGACTGCGGAGTCGTAGTGACCCCGGGCTCCGGCTTCGGAAAGTCCGTCGACAGCTACACGAGGATAGCCACCACCCAGCCTCTGAACCGCATCAGGGAAGCGTTCGAGAGGATCGAAAAAGTCCTCTGA
- the dapF gene encoding diaminopimelate epimerase — MIFWKYHGLGNDFVLVDGTDGSIEIDREWCKKVCRRNFSIGADGVLYVLPGEDTDITMRIINADGSEAEMCGNGIRCVAKYAYDYGLVKSQMFCIHTLAGDKEAHVTLGEDGKVSTVAIDMGAPILNGRSIPINHDGRFIDEPFMIGSVRIRGTAVSMGNPHFVTFTDLPDETINRLGPELEKNEFFPKKTNVEFCSMKEGKIHVRVYERGAAWTLACGTGACASAVAAALIGLVPFDSPVEVRLPGGWLKVTVARDMDCVMMEGPAEFVFKGEMMI; from the coding sequence ATGATATTCTGGAAGTATCACGGCCTCGGTAACGACTTCGTGCTCGTGGACGGGACCGACGGAAGCATCGAGATAGACAGAGAATGGTGCAAGAAGGTATGCAGACGGAATTTCAGCATCGGCGCTGACGGCGTGCTTTACGTGCTTCCGGGAGAAGATACCGACATCACTATGCGTATCATAAACGCCGACGGTAGTGAAGCCGAGATGTGCGGAAACGGGATAAGATGCGTTGCCAAATACGCATATGACTACGGCCTCGTAAAGAGCCAGATGTTCTGCATCCACACCCTTGCGGGCGACAAGGAGGCCCATGTGACCCTGGGCGAAGATGGAAAGGTCTCCACGGTCGCCATAGATATGGGCGCGCCCATACTCAACGGCAGATCGATACCCATCAACCATGACGGCAGGTTCATAGACGAGCCATTCATGATCGGAAGCGTCAGGATCAGAGGAACGGCCGTTTCTATGGGCAATCCCCATTTTGTGACATTTACCGATCTTCCCGACGAGACCATCAACAGGCTCGGCCCCGAGCTGGAAAAGAACGAATTCTTCCCCAAGAAGACCAACGTCGAGTTCTGCAGCATGAAGGAGGGCAAGATACATGTTCGCGTCTACGAACGCGGTGCCGCGTGGACATTGGCCTGCGGCACGGGCGCCTGCGCTTCGGCGGTCGCCGCGGCCCTCATCGGCCTCGTGCCGTTCGATTCCCCGGTGGAAGTGCGTCTGCCCGGCGGATGGCTCAAGGTCACTGTCGCAAGGGACATGGACTGCGTAATGATGGAAGGGCCGGCAGAGTTTGTTTTCAAAGGCGAGATGATGATATGA
- the lysA gene encoding diaminopimelate decarboxylase, with translation MENYESKGGRMLFAGMYVSDIAREFGTPVYVTDEQKLRKNYRNIHGAFSKEMDARIHYACKANSNLAILRILEQEGSGIDAVSAGEVLTCLKAGFTADRIMFTGVNVSNEELKTISDLGVMINIDSESELERLADIHPGAKISVRVNPNVGSGHSDKVITGKKGTKFGIPADRALNVYSRANDLGFDIRGIHAHIGSGGQDIAPFLDETEILANITNSLSEIGIELEFIDIGGGIGVPYRMNEEPMNLEELAAEVTDMIKMETDVKTIILEPGRYIVADTTLLLTKCVDIKDLGFKKYMGVDAGMNTLVRPAMYDSYHHVAVADKFGKACTAKYDVVGPICESGDYLAHERVLPDPQEGDILAVYDAGAYGFSMSSNYNSRPLCREVLVNDGKAELIREAETVDDLWRLQRIPARLKK, from the coding sequence ATGGAAAACTATGAATCTAAAGGCGGCAGAATGCTGTTCGCCGGAATGTACGTTTCAGATATTGCGAGGGAGTTCGGCACTCCCGTTTACGTCACGGACGAGCAGAAGCTAAGAAAGAACTACAGGAACATCCACGGAGCATTCTCCAAAGAGATGGACGCCCGCATACACTACGCCTGCAAGGCCAACAGCAACCTTGCGATCCTGAGAATACTGGAACAGGAAGGTTCCGGCATAGACGCGGTATCGGCGGGAGAGGTCCTGACATGCCTTAAGGCCGGTTTCACGGCCGATCGCATAATGTTCACCGGGGTCAACGTCAGCAACGAGGAGCTGAAGACCATATCCGATCTGGGCGTGATGATAAACATAGACTCGGAATCGGAGCTCGAAAGACTGGCGGACATACACCCCGGGGCAAAGATATCAGTAAGGGTCAATCCTAACGTGGGGTCCGGCCACAGCGACAAGGTCATAACCGGAAAGAAGGGGACGAAGTTCGGCATCCCGGCGGACAGAGCTCTCAACGTATACTCGCGGGCCAACGACCTCGGGTTCGACATCCGCGGGATACACGCCCATATCGGCTCCGGCGGACAGGACATCGCGCCGTTCTTGGACGAGACCGAAATACTGGCCAATATCACAAACTCGCTGAGCGAGATCGGCATCGAACTCGAGTTCATAGACATCGGGGGCGGCATAGGCGTGCCCTACAGGATGAACGAGGAACCTATGAACCTGGAGGAGCTGGCCGCCGAGGTCACCGACATGATCAAGATGGAGACCGATGTAAAGACGATAATACTGGAGCCTGGAAGGTACATAGTTGCGGATACCACGCTCCTGCTGACCAAGTGCGTCGACATCAAGGACCTGGGCTTCAAGAAATACATGGGCGTTGACGCGGGAATGAACACGCTGGTCCGCCCCGCCATGTACGACTCCTACCACCATGTCGCAGTAGCGGACAAGTTCGGCAAGGCCTGCACCGCAAAGTACGACGTGGTCGGCCCCATATGCGAGTCCGGGGACTATCTGGCACATGAACGCGTGCTTCCCGACCCGCAAGAGGGGGACATCCTTGCAGTCTACGATGCGGGAGCTTACGGATTCTCCATGTCCAGCAATTACAACTCGAGGCCTCTCTGCAGAGAGGTCCTTGTGAACGATGGGAAGGCGGAGCTTATACGTGAAGCGGAGACAGTCGACGACCTTTGGAGGCTTCAAAGAATCCCTGCGAGGCTCAAAAAATGA
- a CDS encoding aspartate kinase, translated as MLTVMKFGGTSVGSPESLKRVAEIIVSTEGQKVVVVSAMSGVTNFLVDAAGSDRFDCADVVSTFSEKHLLVAEKLFEGEHMKEFMKEYNVKIASFEKTLRDDRKDPFYMDAVTSSGERFSSLILSHVLKSMGQKSVALTSAAAGIHSAGVPLSGYADLKRTDADINMKVRPLLERGIIPIITGFYGMNDMGKPLTFGRGGSDYSGAVVANALTADELQIWTDVDGFMSADPRIVPDTLRIEEMNYGEAAELAYFGAKVLHPRTIEPARQRHIPVRVKNTFKPESPGTLIHHLRGPKNGLLMSVAAKTDLSIITISSAEIAYRPAMVARIIEKIAEKNVIIYSISTSLSTVAFLLHNNDVQQTLNQLNTLVETDIEKINVKSDVALVCCVGDDLLDKCGVSGDIFGAVKDVGTNVEMISEGASDSSLNFVVPMEMVVSTIRALHAKFVRGKDGKL; from the coding sequence ATGTTGACTGTAATGAAGTTCGGGGGCACCAGCGTTGGATCGCCCGAGTCGTTGAAGAGGGTAGCTGAAATAATAGTGTCCACCGAGGGGCAGAAAGTCGTCGTGGTGTCCGCGATGTCGGGAGTGACCAACTTCCTTGTGGACGCGGCGGGAAGCGATCGCTTCGACTGCGCAGATGTGGTCAGTACATTCTCCGAGAAGCACCTGTTGGTCGCCGAGAAGCTTTTCGAGGGCGAGCACATGAAAGAATTCATGAAGGAGTACAACGTCAAAATCGCCTCCTTCGAGAAAACGCTGCGCGACGATAGGAAGGACCCGTTCTACATGGACGCCGTCACTTCCTCGGGAGAACGGTTCTCTTCTCTGATACTGTCGCATGTCCTGAAGTCCATGGGACAGAAGTCTGTGGCGCTCACGTCCGCGGCCGCCGGCATACATTCCGCAGGGGTGCCGCTGAGCGGTTACGCGGACCTGAAGCGCACGGATGCGGACATCAATATGAAGGTCAGGCCCTTGTTGGAACGGGGGATCATCCCGATCATAACCGGATTCTACGGGATGAACGACATGGGCAAGCCTCTTACTTTCGGGCGTGGCGGCTCCGATTATTCGGGAGCGGTCGTAGCCAACGCGCTCACGGCCGACGAACTTCAGATATGGACGGACGTGGACGGATTCATGTCCGCAGACCCCAGGATCGTGCCGGACACCCTGCGCATAGAGGAGATGAATTACGGCGAGGCCGCGGAGCTGGCATATTTCGGCGCGAAGGTGTTGCACCCCAGGACGATCGAGCCTGCGAGACAGAGGCACATACCCGTCAGGGTGAAGAACACTTTCAAGCCCGAAAGCCCGGGAACCTTGATCCACCACCTAAGGGGGCCGAAGAACGGTCTGCTGATGAGCGTGGCCGCCAAGACGGACCTTTCCATAATCACGATAAGCTCGGCCGAGATAGCCTACCGGCCCGCCATGGTCGCGAGGATAATCGAGAAGATCGCAGAAAAGAACGTCATAATCTACTCTATATCGACATCCCTTTCGACTGTAGCGTTCCTGTTGCACAACAACGATGTTCAGCAAACGCTCAACCAACTGAACACGCTTGTCGAGACCGATATCGAAAAGATAAATGTTAAGAGCGACGTGGCGCTTGTGTGCTGCGTAGGCGACGACCTGTTGGACAAGTGCGGGGTCTCCGGCGACATCTTCGGTGCCGTGAAGGATGTTGGCACCAATGTGGAGATGATCTCCGAGGGGGCGTCCGATTCGTCCCTGAACTTCGTAGTGCCTATGGAGATGGTCGTAAGCACCATCAGGGCGCTCCACGCCAAGTTCGTGAGGGGAAAAGATGGAAAACTATGA
- the dapB gene encoding 4-hydroxy-tetrahydrodipicolinate reductase, translating into MTDVVVGGATGRIGSIVCRLISESDDMKLVGAVVSAGGENVGRDVFGIDAVGPDGLAELLRDADVYVDLTSPEVAEKVVAGIPETNTNLILGTTAVSKATLELLALNTEKFGTSSLVTANFATGVNVFWKACEMLAGHLPDYDIEVIEAHHDKKKDAPSGTAAEAVRRLRAASGVTDTVYGREGMTGPRGREIGVHSIRAGDIVGDHTVLFAKNSEVIELTHRAGSRDVFALGCIESIRWIAGKKDGRVHSMDEVLGIC; encoded by the coding sequence ATGACGGACGTAGTCGTTGGCGGGGCCACCGGAAGGATAGGAAGCATCGTGTGCAGACTTATATCCGAGTCCGACGACATGAAGCTGGTCGGCGCGGTCGTGTCGGCCGGAGGCGAGAATGTCGGCAGAGATGTCTTCGGCATCGATGCCGTCGGTCCCGACGGGCTTGCGGAGCTGCTTCGCGACGCCGACGTGTATGTGGACCTTACCTCTCCCGAGGTCGCGGAGAAGGTGGTCGCCGGTATCCCGGAAACTAACACAAATCTGATATTGGGCACCACGGCGGTATCCAAGGCCACGTTGGAACTTTTGGCCTTGAACACCGAAAAATTCGGGACGTCATCGCTTGTCACAGCTAACTTCGCCACAGGCGTTAACGTGTTCTGGAAGGCCTGCGAGATGCTCGCCGGACACCTTCCGGACTATGATATAGAAGTCATCGAGGCGCACCACGACAAAAAGAAGGACGCCCCGTCTGGCACCGCGGCAGAGGCCGTGAGAAGGCTCCGGGCCGCTTCCGGAGTCACCGATACGGTATACGGGAGAGAGGGCATGACCGGCCCCCGCGGAAGGGAGATCGGCGTGCATTCTATACGCGCCGGAGATATAGTGGGGGACCATACGGTCCTCTTCGCGAAGAACTCGGAGGTGATCGAGCTTACGCACAGGGCAGGTTCCCGCGATGTGTTCGCCCTCGGTTGCATCGAGTCTATAAGATGGATAGCAGGAAAGAAGGACGGAAGGGTTCACAGTATGGATGAGGTGCTGGGAATATGTTGA
- the dapA gene encoding 4-hydroxy-tetrahydrodipicolinate synthase, giving the protein MFAGISTALVTPFKNDGTIDEEAFRRLIDFQEENGIDVIVPCGSTGESATLSSDEHIRVIEIAVDQAKKAKVLAGAGSNSTAEAITLSRHAEDIGADGILSISPYYNKPTQEGIYLHYRAIAESVDIPIVVYNVPGRTGSNITSETMLRMAEIPGIDAVKEASGNMAQVQRILAGRPKGFEVLSGDDGLTMPFMSLGADGVISVAANCCPGLMGKMVHYMESHLTAEALGINNVLLPLFGALFVESNPIPIKFAMKRLGFGNGIPRLPLTPLSGNGQAVLVPVLEELGL; this is encoded by the coding sequence ATGTTTGCCGGAATTTCGACAGCCCTTGTCACCCCGTTCAAGAACGACGGCACCATCGACGAGGAGGCCTTCAGGAGGCTGATCGATTTCCAGGAGGAGAACGGGATCGATGTTATCGTCCCTTGCGGCTCCACGGGAGAATCGGCGACGCTGAGCTCCGACGAGCACATAAGGGTTATCGAGATCGCGGTCGACCAGGCGAAGAAGGCAAAGGTCCTGGCCGGGGCGGGAAGCAACTCCACTGCCGAAGCGATAACATTAAGCCGGCACGCGGAGGACATCGGGGCGGACGGCATTCTTTCCATCTCTCCATATTACAACAAGCCGACCCAGGAAGGCATTTATCTTCATTACAGGGCGATAGCGGAGTCCGTCGACATACCTATCGTCGTCTACAACGTGCCCGGAAGGACGGGTTCCAACATAACTTCCGAAACCATGCTCCGCATGGCTGAGATCCCGGGGATCGATGCCGTGAAGGAGGCCAGCGGAAACATGGCGCAGGTCCAGAGGATCCTCGCCGGCAGACCTAAGGGATTCGAGGTCCTGAGCGGGGACGACGGCCTCACCATGCCTTTCATGAGCTTGGGTGCGGACGGCGTCATTTCGGTGGCGGCGAACTGCTGCCCCGGCCTGATGGGCAAGATGGTACATTACATGGAATCGCACCTCACAGCCGAAGCACTGGGCATAAACAACGTGCTTCTGCCGCTGTTCGGTGCCCTTTTCGTCGAGTCCAACCCCATACCCATTAAATTCGCTATGAAGAGATTGGGATTCGGGAACGGGATACCCCGTTTGCCCCTGACGCCCCTGAGCGGGAACGGCCAGGCCGTCCTGGTCCCCGTCCTCGAAGAACTTGGATTGTGA
- a CDS encoding Lrp/AsnC family transcriptional regulator has protein sequence MVDNLDKRIIEMLKKDSRCPFVEIASQLGVSEGTIRSRVHRMTEEGLIRGFTIKTSSRNVKALVEIRISVNTDTEKIARELAGYEGVTEVFEVTGDQDIIAIVDVESSSQLNDIIERVRRYDNTLSTRTRLILREHFGGT, from the coding sequence ATGGTAGATAATCTTGACAAGCGCATAATCGAAATGCTCAAGAAGGACTCGAGATGTCCTTTCGTGGAAATCGCCAGTCAGCTCGGCGTATCAGAGGGGACCATCAGAAGCAGGGTCCACAGAATGACCGAGGAGGGGCTGATCCGCGGATTCACGATCAAGACCAGCTCAAGGAACGTGAAGGCACTTGTCGAGATACGCATAAGTGTGAACACGGACACCGAGAAGATCGCGAGGGAGCTTGCGGGATACGAGGGCGTCACCGAAGTTTTCGAGGTGACCGGGGACCAGGACATCATCGCTATCGTGGACGTCGAATCTTCTTCGCAGCTTAACGATATAATCGAGAGGGTACGCCGCTATGACAACACCCTCAGCACGAGGACCAGGCTCATTCTGAGAGAGCACTTCGGAGGCACCTGA
- the radB gene encoding DNA repair and recombination protein RadB — MKRVPLGSQSVDDLLGGGIESGSLTLVYGVAGTGKTNICLQMAYNVLKEGKKVALIDTEGISYDRVSQIFGGEELLKGLLVFQVHSFDEQSDRVTKISRMAEARGALGLIIVDSLTGFYRLNHDDPLVRNDFIRQTELLTETARKSDVPVIVTSQVYSNMMNGGIEFLGGHTLRHNAKTIIRLEPRGSGVRSAVIVKHRSLPEGRCATYRIGENGITDI, encoded by the coding sequence GTGAAGCGCGTACCCTTGGGAAGCCAATCTGTAGACGATCTTCTGGGAGGCGGAATAGAATCCGGCAGCCTGACGCTCGTCTACGGCGTGGCAGGCACGGGTAAGACCAATATCTGCCTGCAGATGGCCTACAACGTCCTCAAGGAAGGCAAGAAAGTAGCGCTGATCGATACCGAAGGGATATCTTACGACCGCGTATCCCAGATATTCGGCGGCGAGGAGCTCCTGAAGGGCCTGCTGGTCTTCCAGGTCCACAGCTTCGATGAGCAGAGCGACAGAGTGACCAAGATATCGCGCATGGCCGAGGCCCGCGGGGCGCTGGGACTTATCATAGTCGACTCGCTCACCGGCTTCTACCGTCTGAACCACGACGACCCTCTGGTTAGGAACGACTTCATCAGACAGACCGAGCTTCTCACGGAGACGGCACGGAAATCGGATGTGCCTGTGATCGTGACGTCCCAGGTGTATTCCAACATGATGAACGGGGGGATCGAGTTCCTGGGAGGCCACACGCTGCGGCACAACGCGAAAACCATAATCAGATTGGAGCCCCGGGGGAGCGGGGTCAGGTCCGCGGTCATCGTTAAACACCGCAGTCTTCCCGAGGGCCGTTGCGCTACGTACCGCATCGGCGAGAACGGCATCACCGACATCTGA
- a CDS encoding AIM24 family protein, whose translation MRYEFSGDNLQFANVIMSEGESLEVVAGSVAYSRGDFEVGKNGGGVIGGIRKAIGGSSIDTVSYGPRKGMGTLGLGGRLPGKMMDINIEGMGWVAQKDAFVACQPTVRIEQEYQKKLGSAFGDDGLVLAKFSGKGMLFLFSLGDYNVFALQKGEEFTVATDKAVAWEMSVKYRIDVDKDLKSTFRGKDGPYITTLTGPGRIVVQSMSLLRMVEAFLPLLPEPETR comes from the coding sequence ATGAGATACGAATTCAGCGGCGACAATCTGCAGTTTGCGAACGTGATCATGAGCGAGGGGGAATCGCTCGAGGTCGTCGCGGGTTCCGTAGCATACTCACGCGGCGACTTCGAGGTCGGCAAGAACGGCGGCGGAGTTATCGGCGGCATCAGGAAGGCCATAGGCGGGTCGTCCATCGACACTGTGAGCTACGGCCCCAGGAAGGGCATGGGAACCCTGGGGCTCGGCGGCCGTCTGCCTGGGAAGATGATGGACATAAACATCGAAGGCATGGGCTGGGTGGCCCAGAAGGACGCGTTCGTTGCTTGCCAGCCCACAGTCAGGATCGAACAGGAGTACCAGAAGAAACTGGGCAGCGCGTTCGGCGATGATGGCCTGGTACTTGCCAAGTTCAGCGGCAAGGGCATGCTGTTCCTTTTCTCGCTGGGCGACTATAATGTTTTCGCATTGCAGAAGGGGGAGGAGTTCACCGTGGCCACCGATAAGGCGGTCGCCTGGGAGATGTCCGTGAAGTACAGGATCGATGTGGACAAGGACCTCAAGAGCACTTTCCGCGGCAAGGATGGGCCTTACATAACCACTCTCACCGGCCCGGGCAGGATAGTGGTCCAATCGATGTCTCTGCTGCGGATGGTCGAAGCGTTCCTGCCTCTGCTGCCCGAGCCCGAGACACGGTGA
- a CDS encoding KEOPS complex kinase/ATPase Bud32: protein MDVQIAVGAEAVVTASEFLGRKAVVKTRVPKGYRHGDLDLRIRSSRTRNEVRVMRSARSENVRTPVIYDVDMSECSITMEFIEGSRVKELLDGAPSSSEGVCRMIGEVLAEMHNRGISHGDFTTSNMILMKDGKLCIIDFSLGGINVGIEEMGVDIRLLQRAFSSAHSAVEGGFEAVMDAYVNKKTDAGTVMSKVEEIRNRARYT from the coding sequence ATGGACGTCCAGATCGCAGTGGGAGCAGAGGCCGTGGTCACGGCATCAGAATTTCTCGGCAGGAAGGCGGTTGTAAAGACCAGGGTCCCCAAGGGATACAGGCACGGCGACCTCGACCTCCGCATCCGTTCTTCAAGGACCAGGAACGAGGTCCGGGTCATGCGCAGTGCCAGATCTGAAAATGTAAGGACACCTGTGATATACGATGTGGACATGTCCGAATGCAGCATCACGATGGAGTTCATAGAAGGTTCGAGGGTCAAGGAGCTGCTCGACGGCGCCCCGTCGTCCTCCGAAGGCGTATGCCGCATGATAGGAGAGGTTCTGGCAGAAATGCATAACCGCGGTATCTCCCACGGCGATTTCACCACATCCAACATGATACTCATGAAGGACGGAAAGCTCTGCATTATAGATTTTTCACTGGGCGGCATCAACGTCGGAATCGAGGAGATGGGCGTGGACATACGTCTGCTTCAGAGGGCATTTTCCTCCGCGCATTCCGCCGTAGAAGGCGGCTTCGAAGCGGTAATGGACGCATACGTAAATAAAAAAACAGATGCCGGCACCGTGATGAGCAAAGTCGAGGAGATCAGGAACAGGGCGCGTTATACATGA
- the rdgB gene encoding RdgB/HAM1 family non-canonical purine NTP pyrophosphatase, with the protein MKLKVITSNPGKVAEYQSEFAHLGIEMEHYPFPYDEVQTADLEEVVRKGMLAIRSGGITDFIIDDTGLFIDALKGFPGVWSAYVQKTIGNPGILRLMEGASDRGAEFRTCIGCDIGGETIVVTGVCRGKITEEERGAEGFGYDPIFTHDGVRTFSELPLDEKNSISHRGNAARMLAEEMIKRRPA; encoded by the coding sequence ATGAAACTTAAAGTCATAACTTCGAATCCGGGCAAGGTTGCCGAATATCAGAGCGAATTCGCGCATCTGGGTATAGAGATGGAGCACTATCCGTTCCCATACGACGAGGTTCAGACGGCAGACCTCGAAGAGGTGGTCAGGAAGGGCATGCTGGCTATACGCTCCGGGGGCATAACGGATTTCATAATAGACGATACGGGGCTGTTCATAGATGCGCTCAAAGGGTTCCCGGGAGTGTGGTCGGCATACGTCCAGAAGACGATAGGAAATCCGGGCATACTCAGGCTGATGGAAGGTGCAAGCGACCGCGGGGCCGAGTTCAGGACATGCATCGGATGCGATATCGGGGGAGAGACGATAGTCGTTACCGGCGTATGCAGGGGAAAAATAACGGAAGAAGAGCGTGGCGCGGAGGGATTCGGCTATGATCCGATATTCACGCACGACGGGGTCCGCACATTCTCGGAATTGCCGCTGGACGAGAAAAATTCGATATCCCATCGCGGGAACGCGGCGCGGATGCTTGCGGAGGAAATGATAAAGCGCCGCCCCGCCTGA